A segment of the bacterium genome:
CGGCCAGGGCTTCGTTCCATAACAACCGGGCCCCGCCCGTATAGTCGCCCAGACTCAGGAAACCCCACCGGCTCAGGAGCGGATACACATCGTACGGGGCGGGCGGCATGCCGTAACCACAATACAGGGCCAGTTTCGCCGCCACCACCGGGGTCTGAACCGGATCGAAATAAAAGCCCAGCGCCGCCCCCACCAACCCGCCCAGCACCGCCTCCACGCCATACAGCCGCAACCCGGCCATGCCCCCGCGCCCGGTTCCCGCGTAGAATGCATCACTCACGATACTCATGCCGGCATATATCACGACCCCCGCCACGAAACCCAGGCCGGCCCGGTCCGGCAGGCTCAACCCGGTGAACTGATGACTCCAGGCCCAGGAAATAAACAGCCCGGTCACCGCCCCGCGCAACATCAGGGCGGGCCGGCAGTAATTCCGGCCCAAGCGCCGGGCAAATGAAGGGCTCCCGTCAAAGCTCTCGATGAGCGTCTTGACGAAGGGAAACAGCAGTGCCCCCAGGCAGGCCCAGGACAAGAGCGGCGCAGCGGCATAGGCCTGCTGCCAGAAGGACGAGGCCGCCACCCATTGGCTCAGGTTCAGAATCCCCATCAACCACCCGCTGAATACCAACCCGTTAAAGAACCCTTTGTGGGCATAGCCGATCAGGGCGGGCCCTTTCAGTTTCCGGCGATGCATGGCATCCAGCAGCATCCCCGTCAACAGATACGCCTCCGCCCATAAGAGCCCTTGGGAAAGCATGGCCGCTCCAATGGCTACCAGCGGTTGCATCCACAGGGGAAGGTCATACAACCCTGACCCCATATCCGCTATCAGGGGAGAAACGGCCACCGCCCACGCGGAGACCACCAGCACCCGGGTGACGCGCGCGCCCCACAGGCGGACCCACCACCCCGCCCCGTTCGCCCGGCGCCGGCAGGCCAGGGCTGCAGCCAGGTTGAACACCATCAGGGTCACCATGCGGGCGACCAGGATCCGGACTTCCACTCCGCCCCATGTCCCCGGCAACACCAGCGACCCCGCCTGCAACATCAGGTCGCGATTGGGCAGGAGCAGCAGAATCCCGAAGAGAAAGGGAATTAAAATCAGCCGCAAGCCCATCACGGCATCCACCGGATGCTGGGTTGTCAGCAGGCGGCGCACATTGGCCCCATGATACATCAACCAGAAGATCACGGCACTCAACCGGGTGATCTGGCCGAGCTCCCCCCACTGCGGGACAGCGGTCCAGATCGCCACCTCGCCCGCCGCCAGGGTCAATACCCCGGGAATCCAGGCATGTTGAAACGTCTCCCAGGGCGTAGGTGCGCGCCGGGCCCAGAGCCGGGTGAACAGGGCGGCCATCCAGGCTCCCGCCAGCGCCACCCCCATCGGCGTCCAGGGACTCCGGCCGGGCCCCGTGTTGGCCGTCGCAAAAATGGCGAATACGGACCCCGCCGCCAAGACACAGGCGAACCCGAAAATGAGATCGCGCAACCAGCCCCTGGCCGGCCCACCGGCCGGGAAACGGCGTGCGGTCAGTCCGGTGAGGGCTGCCGCCAGAAATGCCGCCGCCAATAATCCAAGCCAGCGCCCCGAGGGACTCGCCAGGGCCAGACGCCAGGGTGCCCAGGCCACCAGTTCCGCGTTCATCACCAGGCCACCGGCCAGTGGCGCCGTTCCGCCGGGATGGGCCACCACCAGAACCGTCTCCGTCCAGGGACCGATACGGGTGGCATCCAAAAGCAGGTCTCCCTGTCCCCGTCGTGCCCGCAATACCAGGGGAAGGGTCTGAACCCCTGAGGCACCCTTGATTTCCCAGCTGACACGCAACGGGACCGGGGCATCGGCGGCAAGCTCATACGTATAGTGCAACTCATTCGCCCGGGAAGGAAGGCCATCCGTTCCGGTATACTTGGCCCAGATCCCCGCGGCCGCACCCGGAGGCAGGAAAAACCGCAACTGCCACGCCTGACTGGACTGAATGAGCGAGGCGGTCGCACCGGCAATCTGGAAAACACCTTGTTGGGAAGCCTGACTTAACGCACTTTCCGCCTGAAGGCTGAAAGCCATGGAGAAAAAAAACGTGAACAGAAGAGCACGAAAAGACATTTTCCTGCCCGCCTCCGGTGGAAAACACTCACCCCTTCGTGTTCTTTGCGTGCTTCTGTTCAACACTGTATTCTCCCCTACAAATCCTGAACCAACCAGGCTTAATTAGCGCTTACTCGAAATGGTTTGTTGATTTGCGCTTTTCTCCCTGAAAGGGAGAAACTCCACAGCCAAGGGCGAAACCCTTGGGTTATGCGCACACCCATCATCCCCATCAACCCTGTAAGGGTTGAGCCCTTTCAGGGTTCTGTTTGATTTTTCACATCATCATGTCCAGGGGCTTCACCCCTGGCTATAAAAATTCAGCCCTTTCAGGGCTGCTTCCTCCAAACCCAATCTTTTTCGGACAGCGTCTAATAACAGTCGGCAAGTCCTACACCAGCCCGAAGAACCGGCGAATCCGGGCGGTCAGCATCGACCGGTTGTCCGGAGCCGGGATTCCGGGAGAGGAGGCGGCCAACAGGGCATGGCGCGCGGCCACACGCTTTTCGAGGACCCCTGCCAGTTTACCCGCCAGTTCGGCATCCGCCTGCAACAGGCTGGCAAACGCCGGCTTCGACACGCGCACCACCTCGACGTCGCCTTCCGCGACCACCGTGGCCGCGCGCGGCTCGCCGGTTAACAAAGCCATTTCGCCGAAAAACTGACCTTCCTTCAGCCGGGCGACTTCCTTCAATACCCCGTCCACCCCGCGAATGGAGACGCTCACTGTGCCGGACCGGATCACATAAAAGGCCCCGCCAGCCTCGCCCTGATGACAAAGGGCTTCGCCTGAAGCATAGGGGACGGTTGCCACTGACGACACCAGCCGCTCGCACTCGGCTTCAGACAAGGATTGAAACAACTCCACACGCTTCACCAGATCCCTGACCGCATTCCGGCTGGCATCCAGGGCGTGTCGCTCCGTGGAGAGCCGGTTGCTGATCCGGACATCCTGGATGGGATAGGGAATGCCAATGCCTTCGCGCTTGAACACATACCAGAGCCGATCCATCACCGTACTCTGAATGGGGTCCATCCTTGAATAATCTGCGATGAAAAATTTAATGGTGAAATTCATCGAAAAATCACCATACCCCGTCAAATAGACCATCGGAAGCGGATCTTGCAACACCTCGGGGACATCCGCCAACACGCTCAGGATAGCGCTCCGCACCGCATTGGGCGGGCTCTCATAATCCACCCCGATCGGCAAAAAACAGCCATGGTGCGTCGTTGGTCGGGAATAATTGACAATCGCGTCACGTGCAATGGAGGCATTGGGAATGATGATGTAATCTTCTGCCTTGGTCCGCAAGCGCGTCGCACGCCAGGTCGTATCCACCACCCGGCCCGTATTGCCGCTGATCGTCACCCAGTCCCCGATCTGGAAGGGCCGCTCGGTATTCAGCGCCAGACCGGCAATCAGGTTGCCCAGCGTATCCTGGGTGGCATTCCCGACGATGTAACCGACCACCAGGGAGGACATGGCAAACACATCCAGATTCACTCCCGGAAAAAACCCGCGGATGATCAGGATCAGCGCCAGTAACGACAGGACCCAACGCCCGATGTCCCGCAGCAACAGCGGGACTTGGGGGCGTTTGCGCCACTCCGCCATCAGGTCAAACAGGAAAACGTCCGCCGTCTTGAGGCCGAGGGAGATCCCGAAAAAGATCGCGGCGGCGAGCATCGCATCCAGGACCAGGGGATTACACTGGCTGAGGATCGGGCCCAGGAAAAAAAGGAGAAGCAACACCAGCACCAGGACATTCAGGGGGATGCTGACCGTGCGAAGCAAGCGGTGGCGGATCCAAAACCGCTGTGCCAGCGAAAATCCGGCATAGGTGGCGACCAGCAGGGCCACCCGTACCAGGAAACTGACGGAGTCGAACCGCCCCCCCTCCTGCATCAACGTCCAGAGTGCTAATCCCATCATGACGTCTCCAGCTTGAAAGAGGGGTGTTGAGGTGAGAACCGTTATTTAGCGGCCTTTTCAACCGCGGCATTCACCTTGGCCCCACCGGGCGCTTCGACGCCTGCGGCCGCCCCTTTGACTTCAGCAGGAGCCGCCTTGGCAACCTTGGCGTCCAGCTTGGTTTTGACCAGTGTCGCGGCACTCATCAGGTCAGACTCCTGTTTGACCTGCTCCTTGGACTTCACCGCCACCTTCTTCTTAAATTCACGTTCCTCTTTTTTCGCCTGCTGATCCTCGTACTTCGACAAGGCTTCGGACGCTTTTTCTGACGAGGCATATTTGGCCGCACTCACAATGGAACGGGGAGAGAGTTTATTGCCGGCGAAGGGCGTCTTTTTATTCAGCTCATCCGCACGCCATTCCTTTCCCGCCTCCGTTACCGCCTCGGGAAATATTTTCTGTTCAAGCTTAACTGCCGCCTCGAGGGCCTTGTAATCCGTAGCGGACATCGACTGCACTTCCATCTGCTTGTCGAGCCCCTTGATCTTGACCAGATAGAACTCCTCGCCCGCCTGAACCGTCAACACAGTCAACCCGACGATCAACAGCCCCATCATCCAGTTCATTGCACGCATATGTACTCCTTTTTTGATTTCTAAAATGAAGCGTGATACTAGCGACGCCCCCGTTCCAGCACAAGCGGATTATGCTTTCCCGTCACCGCCAATTGCAGATTCCTATCCCCGGCATTGGCCACGGCCCAGCGTGCCGCAATCCGGTAGCCGGGAATCCAGATAATCTCCCCCTCACACTCCACCACCGGGACCCGTTGCCGCACAGACCGCGGAATTTTCGCATTCACCAGAATATCCTGGATTTTCTGGGAGCCTGTCATCCCGAACGGAATCATCCGGTCGCCAGGTTTCCAGCTGCGGACCCACAGTCCCCTCTTCGCCCAAACGGCGGCATTCAGCGTTGCCCGGGCCGGCAGAGTGCCCGGCTCCCCGCCCTTCTCTTTAACTAATCCCGGTCCCTGCGTGACGGTGATGGTGAGCCCCCAGCCAGGAATCACGGTCTTCCCAGGAGCCTTCAACTTTACTCTCACCGGTTGCGTACTGGCCTTTTCAGGTGATTCCACTCGCAGATCGTCATAGTGCCGCCGAACGTTCCAGCCCCCAGTCAGCTCCACGGTTCCGCTTCCCGCCGAACGCCCGAGCAAACGATCTACCCGCGACACGGCATCAAAGGCCAACCCCTCTTCCGGCACCCCCTGCCCGAAAAGCCATAACCGGATCACCCGCCGCCGGGCGGCCAGGGGATGGGAACCTAGTAACCGCCTCGAAATCGTCTTCTCATCCTCCGAGTGGACGCCGGGGTCCCTCCCGGCGTTTGATCGCGCCGGGGACGTCGCGATCCACCCTGTATCCCGGCATTCCTCAAGAATCTTTCGCGCCAGATCATCCAACCATTCGTCTTCAGCCGCCAATACGGCCTGGGTGCGCTGTAAGGTCTGGCGAATGCCCGGATTGTAGTCCCGTTCCAGGAGAGGGAGTAATTCATGCCGGACGCGGTTCCGCAGAAAGGCGGGATCGGTATTGGTTTCATCTTCGCGCCAGGCGTATTTCCCGGCCCGTAAATATGCCTCGATTTGAGCCCGGGTGACCGCCAGTAAAGGGCGGATGACCCGGATCCCGGACACCACCGCTTCGGGTGCCATTCCGGAAAGCCCCCCCCGCCCCGCCCCGCGCAGAAATTTCAACAGGATCGTTTCAACCTGATCATTC
Coding sequences within it:
- a CDS encoding mechanosensitive ion channel family protein; amino-acid sequence: MMGLALWTLMQEGGRFDSVSFLVRVALLVATYAGFSLAQRFWIRHRLLRTVSIPLNVLVLVLLLLFFLGPILSQCNPLVLDAMLAAAIFFGISLGLKTADVFLFDLMAEWRKRPQVPLLLRDIGRWVLSLLALILIIRGFFPGVNLDVFAMSSLVVGYIVGNATQDTLGNLIAGLALNTERPFQIGDWVTISGNTGRVVDTTWRATRLRTKAEDYIIIPNASIARDAIVNYSRPTTHHGCFLPIGVDYESPPNAVRSAILSVLADVPEVLQDPLPMVYLTGYGDFSMNFTIKFFIADYSRMDPIQSTVMDRLWYVFKREGIGIPYPIQDVRISNRLSTERHALDASRNAVRDLVKRVELFQSLSEAECERLVSSVATVPYASGEALCHQGEAGGAFYVIRSGTVSVSIRGVDGVLKEVARLKEGQFFGEMALLTGEPRAATVVAEGDVEVVRVSKPAFASLLQADAELAGKLAGVLEKRVAARHALLAASSPGIPAPDNRSMLTARIRRFFGLV
- the tilS gene encoding tRNA lysidine(34) synthetase TilS — encoded protein: SRSVNNGKVSNGNQDVTENLIDSSLADAGAHVLVAVSGGADSVALLHALHALAERQRWQLTVAHLEHGIRGKDSRDDAAFVRALAGRLNLPCVVGRAKVPQLARQQGVSLEMAAREARYAFLVRTARRVGASLMATAHTANDQVETILLKFLRGAGRGGLSGMAPEAVVSGIRVIRPLLAVTRAQIEAYLRAGKYAWREDETNTDPAFLRNRVRHELLPLLERDYNPGIRQTLQRTQAVLAAEDEWLDDLARKILEECRDTGWIATSPARSNAGRDPGVHSEDEKTISRRLLGSHPLAARRRVIRLWLFGQGVPEEGLAFDAVSRVDRLLGRSAGSGTVELTGGWNVRRHYDDLRVESPEKASTQPVRVKLKAPGKTVIPGWGLTITVTQGPGLVKEKGGEPGTLPARATLNAAVWAKRGLWVRSWKPGDRMIPFGMTGSQKIQDILVNAKIPRSVRQRVPVVECEGEIIWIPGYRIAARWAVANAGDRNLQLAVTGKHNPLVLERGRR